One genomic segment of Nitrospiraceae bacterium includes these proteins:
- the trxA gene encoding thioredoxin translates to MEVVTSFDSPEMARIRCSTLLDDEIFSKEEWNVAGDAIKVEDTTWDAEVMKAPELVLVDFWAVWCGPCQMVAPIIDELAKEYAGKVKVRKLNTDENPEIAGRYQVMSIPTILFFRNGQVVEKLVGARPKRQFKEIIDSLLAQHAGSA, encoded by the coding sequence ATGGAGGTGGTGACCTCATTTGACTCTCCGGAGATGGCTAGGATACGATGCAGCACCCTTTTAGACGACGAAATTTTTTCGAAGGAGGAGTGGAACGTGGCTGGTGACGCAATCAAGGTCGAGGATACAACCTGGGATGCCGAGGTCATGAAGGCTCCCGAACTGGTGTTGGTGGATTTCTGGGCTGTGTGGTGCGGCCCCTGTCAAATGGTGGCCCCGATCATCGATGAATTAGCCAAGGAGTATGCTGGGAAGGTGAAAGTCCGCAAACTGAATACCGATGAGAATCCTGAAATCGCTGGACGATACCAGGTGATGAGTATTCCGACGATACTCTTTTTCAGAAACGGCCAAGTCGTGGAAAAGCTCGTCGGGGCAAGGCCGAAACGGCAATTCAAGGAAATCATCGATTCGCTGCTTGCGCAACATGCCGGTTCCGCGTAA
- the lptD gene encoding LPS assembly protein LptD → MAGVLVRMRGYLLGLVIAGLLIPAPGLAERTQVAVGSPPSSGPLPLDVRAERIDYLQNQEVYEADGTVVVDQGTLHLTADHIIIQALPGVLIATGHVHLTDPKADLVTDRLELNVNTEAGVVTNGQLHVPASNSFVTGRLLQRFSEDHYRVKEGTFTNCDAQQGEVPAWRFQFKDLDLEAGDHVAFTGTWLCVMDVPLVPIPTMTYPLSNRRSGFLIPQILYDNRFGFNAQGSYYWAINPSQDLTLAPYYYSKLGYGSEASYRYMLDRQSKGQWYVNLLQQTQLPNVSGVDQQGGGATQTRAVITGSHTQQFNPDLLLRLQANFVTDPNVLQQLSNSGVQRALPSLESNLLANQRFTTGNLYLWSNYLQPLEQGGVDTFQRLPEIGYSLPYLSLLNSPLLFGGETSAVNFYRTEGFQQNRLDLVPGLSTDVIDFGHMVGLTPQVKFREVYYTRGVDTVQSQHRETFWAALDAASKLSRQFGASEGGSFLHTIEPSVIYEYVPPTDQSQITQIDQVDNLPKKNLLTYSLRNRVLEQDGGSSFNWLDLTLAQSYHVGGIQTQATNFTPGVQPLVGTITQPLQPATVSVDGKKLSDLWMRAVIGNTSPQYTQAQLAGTALTRGGGPAPGQRPPINQYLVLDGFLSPYTGSFTQWNTDLRVQQSNDWYLEVGQRFTNGGNRVQRGDLWNPISFNQVFAPTGEVEFLTTGGAFRTPWGWTIGAKAYYNIQTGTVPELDIVGLYQNPCKCWSLGIYYLQFPDRQQYNFMLNLTGIGWTENFGTNVLRSILSPLLIGEKGLPWAAPGGPYGFPLSSIPPQSGVVGR, encoded by the coding sequence ATGGCCGGTGTCCTCGTTCGGATGCGGGGCTATCTTCTGGGCCTGGTGATCGCGGGATTGCTTATTCCAGCTCCGGGATTGGCGGAGCGCACGCAGGTTGCTGTAGGGTCTCCCCCCTCATCTGGGCCGTTGCCGCTGGACGTTCGCGCAGAGCGCATCGATTATTTGCAGAACCAAGAAGTCTATGAGGCCGACGGCACTGTCGTTGTCGATCAAGGCACGCTTCATCTGACGGCTGATCACATCATCATTCAAGCCCTTCCCGGCGTGCTGATTGCGACGGGCCATGTCCACCTCACAGACCCTAAGGCGGACCTCGTCACCGACCGCCTTGAACTGAATGTAAACACCGAAGCGGGTGTTGTGACGAATGGTCAACTCCACGTCCCGGCATCGAATTCATTTGTCACGGGACGTCTACTCCAGCGCTTTTCCGAAGACCACTATCGAGTGAAAGAAGGGACGTTCACCAACTGCGACGCGCAGCAGGGAGAGGTGCCGGCCTGGAGGTTCCAATTCAAGGACCTTGATCTGGAGGCTGGAGATCATGTGGCCTTTACAGGGACGTGGCTCTGTGTAATGGACGTTCCTCTCGTTCCGATCCCTACTATGACCTACCCGCTTTCGAATCGACGCAGCGGTTTCTTGATTCCTCAAATACTATATGACAATCGGTTTGGGTTTAACGCACAAGGTAGCTATTACTGGGCGATTAATCCTAGCCAAGACTTGACCCTCGCACCCTACTATTACTCCAAGCTCGGGTATGGGAGTGAGGCGTCGTATCGTTACATGTTGGATCGGCAGTCGAAAGGACAATGGTATGTGAATTTACTCCAGCAGACGCAACTGCCGAACGTGTCAGGCGTGGATCAGCAAGGTGGAGGAGCGACTCAGACCAGAGCAGTGATTACCGGGAGTCATACTCAACAATTTAATCCGGACTTGTTGTTGCGATTGCAGGCCAATTTCGTGACAGACCCAAACGTCCTCCAGCAGTTGAGCAATTCGGGTGTTCAACGGGCGCTTCCCAGTTTGGAATCGAACCTCTTAGCCAATCAACGGTTCACCACAGGGAATCTGTATCTCTGGAGCAACTACCTACAACCTCTCGAGCAGGGAGGGGTCGATACCTTTCAACGGCTGCCGGAAATCGGATACTCCTTGCCCTATCTGTCACTATTGAACTCTCCTTTGCTATTCGGCGGTGAGACAAGCGCTGTAAACTTCTACCGGACCGAGGGGTTTCAGCAGAATCGTCTTGACCTCGTGCCGGGATTGTCGACCGACGTGATTGATTTCGGTCACATGGTTGGCCTAACGCCTCAAGTAAAATTTCGTGAGGTGTACTATACGAGGGGAGTTGACACTGTGCAGAGTCAGCATCGTGAGACCTTTTGGGCGGCGCTGGATGCCGCTTCGAAATTGAGTCGCCAATTCGGCGCGAGCGAGGGAGGATCCTTTCTCCATACAATCGAGCCGAGCGTGATCTACGAATATGTGCCGCCAACCGATCAATCGCAGATCACGCAGATTGACCAGGTAGATAACCTTCCCAAGAAAAATCTGTTGACCTATTCGCTCCGGAATCGTGTCTTGGAGCAGGACGGTGGTAGCAGTTTCAACTGGCTAGATCTAACTCTAGCGCAGAGTTATCACGTGGGAGGGATTCAAACGCAGGCGACAAACTTTACGCCAGGCGTTCAGCCTCTTGTGGGTACCATAACTCAACCGTTGCAGCCGGCGACTGTGTCAGTCGATGGGAAAAAATTGTCCGATCTCTGGATGCGGGCTGTCATCGGGAATACGTCTCCTCAGTATACTCAAGCCCAGCTAGCGGGCACGGCGCTTACTCGGGGAGGTGGGCCAGCTCCGGGGCAACGGCCTCCCATCAATCAATATCTCGTCCTCGACGGATTTTTGAGTCCCTACACTGGATCGTTCACTCAGTGGAACACCGATCTGCGCGTCCAACAGTCGAATGATTGGTATTTGGAAGTCGGGCAACGATTTACGAATGGTGGCAATCGTGTGCAACGGGGTGACCTGTGGAATCCGATTTCATTCAACCAAGTGTTTGCCCCGACCGGTGAAGTCGAGTTTCTCACGACTGGCGGAGCGTTTCGAACCCCATGGGGTTGGACGATAGGAGCCAAGGCGTATTACAACATCCAGACCGGAACCGTTCCCGAACTGGACATCGTGGGGCTGTATCAAAACCCGTGTAAGTGTTGGTCGCTGGGGATCTACTATCTCCAGTTTCCGGATCGGCAGCAGTATAACTTTATGCTGAACCTGACGGGAATCGGATGGACGGAAAACTTCGGGACGAATGTGTTGAGAAGCATTCTAAGCCCCTTGCTGATCGGTGAGAAAGGATTGCCATGGGCCGCTCCGGGAGGACCGTACGGATTTCCGTTGTCGAGCATTCCGCCGCAAAGTGGGGTAGTCGGCCGATGA